In the Synergistaceae bacterium genome, one interval contains:
- a CDS encoding ABC transporter substrate-binding protein, producing the protein MTKKILTCTLLILAMASSAFGAAFKLGGTAPLTGGAAIYGMAAMRGAQIAVDEINAMNGDIKFELNYQDDTHDAEKAVNAYNALKDWGMQISLGSVTSKPCEATAAENFADRIFALTPSASSAAVTDGKDNVFQMCFVDPNQGTASAQYIANKKLAKKVAVIWKNDDVYSKGIRDTFIETAPKLGIEIVSETTFADGNDNDFSVQLTDAQKNGAELVFLPMYYQPASLIFAQAKSMGYAPKWFGVDGMDGILTMEGFDKSLAEGVMLLTPFNADANDELTKKFVAEYQKRHNEIPNQFAADGYDCVYAYCQALTQAKAKADMEAEELCKLMIEQFTTMKFNGVTGSNVTWSKNGEVSKDPKGMIIKNGAYVGLD; encoded by the coding sequence ATGACAAAGAAAATTTTAACCTGCACGCTTTTAATTCTTGCAATGGCTTCAAGTGCATTCGGAGCAGCTTTCAAACTCGGCGGAACTGCACCACTTACCGGCGGAGCAGCTATTTACGGAATGGCCGCAATGAGAGGCGCACAAATCGCAGTAGACGAAATCAACGCAATGAACGGCGATATTAAATTCGAGCTTAATTATCAGGACGATACACATGACGCAGAGAAGGCCGTTAATGCCTATAACGCGTTGAAAGACTGGGGTATGCAGATTTCTTTAGGTTCTGTAACGTCAAAGCCCTGTGAGGCAACAGCAGCAGAAAATTTTGCAGATAGAATATTTGCTCTTACTCCGTCGGCATCGTCTGCGGCAGTTACTGACGGGAAGGATAACGTCTTCCAAATGTGCTTTGTAGATCCTAATCAGGGAACAGCAAGCGCGCAATATATAGCAAATAAGAAATTAGCTAAGAAAGTCGCTGTTATCTGGAAAAATGACGATGTTTATTCAAAAGGTATCAGAGACACATTTATTGAGACAGCCCCGAAATTAGGCATTGAGATCGTCAGTGAAACAACTTTTGCGGACGGTAATGATAACGATTTCTCGGTGCAGTTGACAGACGCTCAGAAAAACGGTGCGGAACTCGTATTCTTGCCGATGTATTATCAGCCTGCCAGCTTAATTTTTGCTCAAGCCAAATCAATGGGCTATGCTCCTAAATGGTTTGGAGTTGACGGCATGGACGGAATTTTGACGATGGAAGGCTTTGACAAATCACTTGCTGAAGGTGTTATGTTATTGACCCCGTTTAATGCAGACGCAAATGACGAGCTTACTAAAAAGTTTGTTGCAGAATATCAGAAGAGACATAACGAGATTCCGAATCAGTTCGCGGCAGACGGTTATGACTGCGTTTATGCTTACTGTCAGGCATTGACTCAGGCAAAGGCAAAAGCAGACATGGAAGCTGAAGAACTCTGCAAATTAATGATTGAGCAGTTCACTACAATGAAATTTAACGGAGTAACAGGCTCAAACGTAACATGGTCGAAAAACGGCGAAGTCTCAAAGGATCCCAAGGGAATGATCATCAAGAACGGCGCATATGTCGGACTTGACTAA
- a CDS encoding branched-chain amino acid ABC transporter permease has product MIFLNYFISGISLGSIYAIIALGYTMVYGIAKMLNFAHGDVIMIGAYVCFYAVSRYELHPFIGIILAMIVCTFLGIIIERFAYKPLRQAPSLAVLITAIGVSYFLQNTALLLWSSNPKVFPSIIGRGAFKLFEGELSISHVTALTIITCLVIMIILTAFINKTRLGKAMRACSEDKGAAQLMGINVNATISMTFAIGSGLAAIAGALLCSAYPTLMPTTGALPGIKAFTAAVFGGIGSIPGAFLGGLMLGVIEIFAKAYISSQLSDAVVFAVLIIVLLVKPAGLLGKYTQEKV; this is encoded by the coding sequence ATGATATTTCTTAATTATTTTATCAGCGGCATAAGTCTGGGCAGCATTTACGCAATTATCGCGCTGGGCTATACAATGGTATACGGAATCGCAAAAATGTTGAATTTTGCTCACGGCGATGTAATTATGATAGGTGCTTATGTGTGCTTTTATGCGGTCTCGCGCTATGAACTTCACCCGTTTATAGGGATAATTTTAGCAATGATAGTGTGTACTTTTCTCGGAATAATAATAGAAAGATTTGCATATAAGCCATTGAGGCAGGCTCCATCTTTGGCAGTCTTGATTACAGCAATAGGAGTCAGCTATTTTTTGCAGAATACAGCGTTATTATTATGGTCGTCAAATCCTAAAGTCTTCCCGTCAATTATAGGCCGGGGCGCGTTTAAATTATTTGAAGGCGAGCTGTCAATTTCGCATGTTACAGCTTTGACGATTATAACGTGTTTAGTAATCATGATTATATTGACGGCATTTATAAATAAAACCCGGCTCGGGAAGGCAATGCGTGCATGTTCAGAAGATAAGGGCGCGGCTCAATTAATGGGAATAAACGTAAACGCTACAATTTCTATGACGTTCGCAATAGGGTCGGGGCTGGCTGCGATTGCCGGGGCGTTATTATGTTCAGCATATCCGACTTTGATGCCGACGACTGGAGCATTACCGGGAATCAAGGCATTTACTGCGGCAGTATTCGGCGGGATCGGGTCAATTCCGGGGGCATTTCTGGGCGGCTTAATGCTGGGAGTTATTGAAATTTTTGCGAAGGCTTATATTTCGAGTCAGTTATCTGATGCTGTAGTCTTTGCTGTATTAATTATAGTATTGCTTGTGAAGCCTGCGGGACTTCTCGGTAAATACACACAAGAGAAGGTGTAA